The proteins below are encoded in one region of Qipengyuania sp. HL-TH1:
- the cobA gene encoding uroporphyrinogen-III C-methyltransferase: MADTGTIYLVGAGPGDPDLLTIRAARLIKRAHTIVHDGLVDPAILATARADAVLISVAKRRSHHTLPQEEISDLLVRLARSGEDVVRLKGGDPFIFGRGGEEAEVARAAGVPVEVVPGISAANGAAAAAQIALTHRDAASIVSFVAGQCKGLKDQDWAGLAGKGRTLVIYMGVKTAPQIAEKLMADGLAPDMPVAVIENGTRPDMRVLRGVLAGLPDLVAREAVVSPALIVIGEVTARADAVLLAEAAQEAAR; the protein is encoded by the coding sequence ATGGCAGATACCGGAACCATCTATCTCGTCGGCGCAGGACCGGGCGACCCCGACCTCCTGACGATCCGCGCCGCTCGGCTGATCAAGCGTGCCCACACCATCGTCCACGACGGTCTCGTCGACCCGGCGATCCTCGCGACCGCCCGCGCCGACGCGGTGCTCATCTCGGTCGCCAAGCGCCGTTCGCACCACACGCTCCCGCAGGAAGAGATCAGCGACCTGCTGGTGCGCCTCGCGCGTTCCGGTGAGGATGTAGTGCGCCTGAAGGGCGGCGATCCCTTCATCTTCGGACGCGGCGGTGAAGAAGCCGAGGTGGCGCGTGCGGCGGGTGTCCCCGTCGAAGTCGTCCCCGGGATCAGCGCGGCCAATGGCGCGGCAGCGGCGGCGCAGATCGCGCTGACCCATCGCGATGCCGCCAGCATCGTCAGCTTCGTTGCCGGGCAGTGCAAGGGGCTGAAAGACCAGGACTGGGCCGGGCTGGCGGGCAAGGGGCGGACGCTGGTGATCTACATGGGCGTGAAGACCGCGCCGCAAATCGCCGAGAAGCTCATGGCCGACGGGCTGGCCCCCGACATGCCCGTCGCCGTGATCGAAAACGGCACGCGCCCCGATATGCGCGTGCTGCGCGGAGTGCTTGCAGGCCTGCCCGATCTGGTCGCGCGCGAGGCCGTGGTCAGCCCCGCGCTGATCGTGATCGGCGAAGTCACCGCGCGCGCGGATGCCGTGCTGCTCGCCGAAGCTGCACAGGAGGCTGCGCGATGA
- a CDS encoding mechanosensitive ion channel family protein → MQGETPPSAADAVPAAPIEQAWSQVEPVSEESSVAAAEGAKEALSSQSETVGSVIDTVDAVALSFGDFRISVVDVLIVGAVIAAVLLFAWFASRMGRRVVRRMTKLDDAQQLLVEKLVTIVIWATAFFLGIDLLGIDLTAFAVFSGAFGLAIGFGLQKTFGNLIAGIILLMDRSIKPGDVIAVADTVGKESFGQIRKIGIRAVSVTTRDQREYLIPNENLMINQVENWSYSSKNVRMQVFVGVSYEADMNLAEELMLEAARSCERVLSAPPPTVWMSEYGDNSVNFVIHCWIKDPEDGVGNVRSAVLKKLWWLFKDNGIEIPFPQRDLHIRSSDQFERLIGVMEQGAGTRGGAKD, encoded by the coding sequence GTGCAGGGCGAGACCCCACCAAGTGCCGCCGATGCAGTTCCGGCAGCGCCGATCGAACAGGCGTGGAGCCAGGTCGAACCCGTAAGCGAGGAAAGCTCGGTCGCGGCCGCCGAGGGCGCGAAGGAAGCGCTCAGCTCTCAGAGCGAAACGGTCGGTTCGGTCATCGACACGGTGGATGCGGTGGCGCTGTCCTTCGGCGACTTCCGCATTTCGGTGGTCGATGTGCTGATCGTCGGCGCGGTGATCGCCGCGGTTCTGCTGTTCGCCTGGTTCGCCAGCCGGATGGGGCGCCGCGTGGTGCGGCGGATGACCAAGCTGGACGATGCGCAGCAATTGCTGGTCGAGAAACTCGTCACCATCGTCATCTGGGCGACCGCCTTCTTTCTCGGTATCGACCTGCTCGGTATCGACTTGACCGCTTTTGCAGTGTTCTCGGGCGCTTTCGGTCTGGCGATCGGTTTCGGCCTGCAGAAGACCTTCGGCAATCTCATCGCGGGGATCATCCTGCTGATGGACCGCTCGATCAAGCCGGGCGATGTGATCGCGGTGGCCGATACGGTGGGCAAGGAAAGCTTCGGCCAGATCCGCAAGATCGGTATCCGCGCGGTATCGGTGACCACGCGCGACCAGCGCGAATATCTGATTCCCAACGAAAACCTGATGATCAACCAGGTCGAAAACTGGTCCTATTCGTCGAAGAACGTGCGCATGCAGGTGTTCGTCGGGGTCAGCTACGAAGCCGATATGAACCTCGCCGAAGAATTGATGCTCGAGGCGGCGCGCAGCTGCGAGCGGGTGCTCAGCGCCCCGCCGCCGACCGTCTGGATGAGCGAATATGGCGACAATTCGGTCAATTTCGTCATCCATTGCTGGATCAAGGATCCCGAGGACGGGGTCGGCAATGTGCGCAGCGCGGTGCTCAAGAAATTGTGGTGGCTGTTCAAGGACAACGGGATCGAAATTCCCTTCCCCCAGCGCGACCTGCACATCCGCTCCAGCGACCAGTTCGAACGGCTGATCGGGGTGATGGAACAGGGCGCGGGCACCCGCGGCGGCGCGAAAGATTAG
- the metC gene encoding cystathionine beta-lyase, with protein sequence MAGDNDSKYRPATQLVTGGRSGDFARDVVNPPVWRASTHLYDNCAELRARKAANRDGQFFYGRRGAPTQWALSEALTALEPGAAGTVLYPSGLAALVGALLTVLRSGDVLLVADNAYDPTRNTATGLLAGFGIEHRFFDPLDLDAYEAAFCDRTRAVMLEVPGSLTMEVCDIPALARIARAKGAVSLVDNTWATSLGFPALKHGCDIAITALTKHVGGHSDVMMGSASAGDHWYRRLRLGAQQLGHVVSPDDAALVLRGLRTMGVRLEKQSATALAVAEWLAGRDEVAHVLAPMLPGTPGHALWQRDFAGGCGLFSFVLKGGDDAARCRLVDALALFGIGYSWGGFESLALPFDVEPVRDTMPWPKAGWGVEDRHAIRLSIGLEDQDDLIADLANGFAALTEG encoded by the coding sequence ATGGCTGGAGACAACGACAGCAAGTACCGGCCGGCCACGCAGCTGGTCACCGGAGGCCGGTCGGGCGATTTCGCGCGCGATGTGGTCAATCCGCCGGTATGGCGGGCCAGTACCCATCTCTATGACAATTGTGCCGAGCTGCGCGCGCGCAAGGCAGCTAACCGTGACGGGCAATTCTTCTACGGACGCCGCGGTGCGCCCACGCAATGGGCGCTGTCGGAGGCCCTTACCGCGCTCGAGCCGGGGGCCGCCGGGACCGTGCTCTATCCCAGCGGGCTGGCGGCGCTGGTCGGGGCGCTGCTGACCGTACTGCGCAGCGGCGACGTGCTGCTGGTAGCGGACAATGCCTATGATCCGACCCGCAACACTGCGACCGGATTGCTGGCGGGGTTCGGGATCGAGCACCGTTTCTTCGACCCGCTCGACCTCGACGCCTATGAGGCGGCCTTCTGCGACCGGACCCGCGCGGTCATGCTCGAAGTGCCCGGCAGCCTGACGATGGAAGTGTGCGATATTCCCGCGCTAGCGCGCATCGCGCGCGCCAAGGGCGCGGTGAGCCTGGTCGACAACACCTGGGCGACCTCGCTCGGCTTTCCCGCGCTCAAGCATGGCTGCGATATCGCGATCACCGCGCTGACCAAGCATGTCGGCGGCCATTCCGATGTGATGATGGGATCCGCCAGCGCGGGCGACCACTGGTACCGCCGCCTGCGGCTGGGCGCACAGCAGCTGGGCCATGTGGTCTCGCCTGACGATGCCGCGCTCGTGCTGCGCGGATTGCGCACCATGGGCGTCCGGCTGGAGAAACAGAGCGCCACCGCGCTGGCGGTTGCCGAATGGCTCGCGGGCCGCGACGAGGTCGCGCATGTCCTCGCGCCGATGCTGCCCGGCACTCCCGGCCATGCGCTGTGGCAACGCGATTTTGCGGGTGGCTGCGGCTTGTTCAGCTTCGTGCTCAAGGGCGGCGACGATGCCGCGCGCTGCCGGCTGGTCGATGCGCTTGCGCTATTCGGCATCGGCTATAGCTGGGGCGGGTTCGAAAGCCTCGCGCTGCCGTTCGACGTCGAACCGGTCCGCGATACGATGCCATGGCCCAAAGCGGGATGGGGGGTTGAGGATCGCCATGCCATCCGGCTATCGATCGGGCTTGAAGACCAGGACGACCTAATCGCCGACCTCGCCAACGGCTTCGCGGCGCTAACCGAAGGATAG
- a CDS encoding sulfurtransferase, with translation MDSLVSTRWLADQLGADDLVVLDATMHLPDNPRDAAAEYAAAHVPGARWLDLASFVDARSPVPKAVPTAEQFANRLGHLGITPESRVVLYDDSQIKSAARAWFVFRLYGFAGVAILDGGLAKWKAEGRALEAGQTPVTPSEFPIPTRRPGTRSKADILANCDQRAEQVVDARDAARFVGEEGSGSAGHIPGAANVPFPLLFAANGTYRAPDEIAAIFAEAGVALERPVVTSCNSGMTAAVLAFGLHLAGKEDVALYDGSWLEWGSDPDTPKQQGAAR, from the coding sequence ATGGACAGTCTTGTTTCGACCCGGTGGCTGGCCGACCAACTCGGCGCGGACGATCTGGTGGTGCTCGATGCGACGATGCATCTGCCTGACAATCCGCGCGATGCCGCGGCGGAATATGCCGCGGCGCATGTGCCGGGGGCACGCTGGCTTGATCTGGCGAGCTTCGTCGATGCGCGATCGCCGGTGCCCAAGGCGGTCCCGACGGCAGAACAGTTTGCCAACCGGCTGGGCCACCTCGGCATCACGCCCGAGAGCCGCGTGGTCCTCTATGACGACAGCCAGATAAAGAGCGCTGCGCGCGCGTGGTTCGTCTTCCGGCTCTATGGTTTCGCTGGAGTGGCGATCCTCGATGGCGGGCTCGCCAAATGGAAGGCAGAGGGACGCGCGCTCGAAGCTGGCCAAACGCCGGTGACGCCAAGCGAATTTCCCATTCCGACACGCAGACCCGGCACACGCTCGAAAGCCGATATCCTGGCCAATTGCGACCAGCGCGCCGAGCAGGTGGTCGATGCCCGCGATGCCGCGCGCTTTGTGGGCGAGGAGGGCAGCGGATCGGCAGGCCATATCCCCGGCGCGGCCAATGTCCCGTTCCCGCTGCTGTTTGCCGCGAACGGCACCTATCGCGCGCCCGACGAGATCGCAGCGATCTTCGCCGAGGCGGGGGTTGCTCTCGAACGCCCGGTCGTCACCTCCTGCAACAGCGGGATGACTGCGGCGGTGCTTGCGTTCGGCCTCCATCTGGCGGGTAAGGAGGATGTTGCGCTTTACGATGGGAGCTGGCTCGAATGGGGCAGCGATCCGGACACGCCAAAGCAACAGGGAGCGGCACGTTAG
- the queF gene encoding preQ(1) synthase has translation MSDTPAPKFLGTNTGLPDSPEAAELDYVPNPRTGQLYMVRFAAPEFTSLCPVTGQPDFAHLVIDYAPGETIVESKSLKLFLGSFRNHCGFHEDVTVGIGQRLFDEMQPRWLRIGGYWYPRGGIPIDVFWQSGAPPQDLWLPDQGVASYRGRG, from the coding sequence ATGAGCGACACACCTGCCCCCAAGTTCCTCGGCACCAATACCGGCCTGCCCGATTCCCCCGAGGCCGCCGAACTCGATTACGTGCCCAATCCGCGCACCGGCCAGCTGTATATGGTCCGCTTCGCCGCGCCCGAGTTTACCTCGCTATGTCCGGTGACCGGCCAGCCCGATTTCGCGCATCTGGTGATCGACTATGCGCCCGGCGAAACGATCGTGGAATCGAAGAGCCTCAAGCTGTTCCTCGGTTCATTCCGCAACCATTGCGGATTTCACGAGGACGTGACGGTCGGCATCGGCCAGCGCCTGTTCGACGAAATGCAGCCGCGCTGGCTGCGCATCGGCGGCTATTGGTACCCGCGCGGCGGCATCCCGATCGACGTCTTCTGGCAAAGCGGCGCCCCGCCGCAGGATCTGTGGCTGCCCGATCAGGGCGTCGCCTCCTACCGCGGGCGCGGCTGA
- the hspQ gene encoding heat shock protein HspQ yields the protein MDRAQYFSAQAGRTIDAPRRMKSRFAIGDVVKHRMFDFRGVIFDIDPVFANSDEWYEAIPEDIRPDRNQPFYHLLAESDDSDYVAYVSQQNLVTDSISGPVSHPDVHQYFEHFENGRYRMRRSMTH from the coding sequence ATGGATCGAGCACAGTATTTCTCCGCCCAGGCCGGTCGCACCATCGATGCCCCGCGCCGCATGAAAAGCCGCTTCGCCATCGGCGACGTGGTGAAGCACCGCATGTTCGACTTCCGCGGCGTGATCTTCGACATCGACCCCGTCTTCGCCAATAGCGACGAATGGTACGAGGCGATCCCCGAAGACATCCGGCCTGACCGCAACCAGCCGTTCTACCATCTGCTCGCCGAAAGCGACGACAGCGATTATGTCGCTTATGTCAGCCAGCAGAATCTGGTGACGGACTCGATCTCGGGCCCGGTCTCGCATCCCGATGTGCACCAGTATTTCGAGCATTTCGAAAACGGCCGCTATCGCATGCGGCGGAGCATGACGCACTGA
- a CDS encoding ABC transporter permease, translating to MVDQAPPVCDHPDASFVEGNAGREGRFPPRGHPVIRGINGIGLWSLYMKEVRRFLKVQTQTIWAPAITTLLFLVIFSVALGRGGREVLGVNFPTFVAPGLIAMAMMQNAFANSSFSLLSGKIQGTIIDLLMPPLSEGELMGGIIGAAITRAVAVGFVVAGAMMLYPGVSLAMAHPWAVLWFGLMGAVMLSLLGLLASIWAEKFDHNAAVTNFVIAPLAMLSGTFYVIDRLAPAFQAVSRANPFFYVISGYRYGFLGQSDIGDAAAVAMAALGLLALNALLALGTYKLLKSGWKIKN from the coding sequence ATGGTCGATCAAGCCCCGCCCGTATGCGATCACCCGGACGCCTCCTTCGTGGAGGGTAATGCCGGAAGGGAGGGCCGGTTTCCGCCGCGGGGGCACCCGGTGATTCGCGGGATCAACGGGATCGGCCTGTGGAGCCTCTATATGAAGGAGGTCCGCCGGTTTCTCAAGGTCCAGACGCAGACAATCTGGGCCCCGGCGATCACCACGCTGCTTTTTCTCGTCATCTTCTCGGTCGCGCTGGGCCGCGGCGGACGCGAAGTGCTGGGCGTGAACTTCCCGACCTTCGTCGCGCCGGGGCTGATCGCCATGGCAATGATGCAGAACGCCTTTGCCAATTCGTCCTTCTCGCTGCTCTCGGGCAAGATCCAGGGCACGATCATCGACCTGCTGATGCCGCCGCTGTCCGAAGGCGAGCTGATGGGCGGGATCATCGGCGCCGCCATCACCCGCGCGGTGGCAGTGGGGTTCGTGGTGGCTGGCGCGATGATGCTCTATCCCGGCGTCAGTCTGGCGATGGCGCATCCCTGGGCAGTGCTGTGGTTCGGGCTGATGGGGGCAGTCATGCTCTCGCTGCTCGGCCTGCTCGCCTCGATCTGGGCGGAGAAATTCGACCACAATGCCGCGGTGACCAATTTCGTGATTGCCCCGCTGGCGATGCTGTCGGGCACCTTCTACGTCATCGACCGGCTGGCGCCCGCTTTCCAGGCAGTCAGCCGCGCCAATCCGTTCTTCTATGTGATTTCGGGCTATCGCTACGGCTTCCTCGGCCAGAGCGATATCGGCGATGCAGCAGCGGTGGCCATGGCTGCGCTGGGCCTGCTCGCGCTCAACGCCCTGCTCGCGCTGGGCACTTACAAGCTGCTGAAATCAGGCTGGAAGATCAAGAACTGA
- a CDS encoding GcrA family cell cycle regulator — translation MSWTDERIATLKKMWEGGSTASQIADELGGVSRNAVIGKAHRLGLKSRPSPVKANDKKKAPAKPAPAPKPAAKKAAKPAPKAAPAAAAPAKPAAPAVPGPRQDGAPQSQPLPNRSSNLPKIVSVGPGGFLRQGPGDQQPPIPPAPPRRLVPAKPSAEIADKTSLLDLSDKVCRWPMGHPGEPDFHFCGEAVNPGFPYCVEHCGRAYQAQLPRGARRPPPPLPFGGPRVR, via the coding sequence ATGAGCTGGACCGACGAACGGATCGCAACGCTGAAAAAGATGTGGGAGGGCGGCTCGACCGCCAGCCAGATCGCCGACGAACTGGGCGGGGTCAGCCGCAATGCCGTGATCGGCAAGGCGCATCGCCTGGGTCTCAAGTCGCGTCCTTCGCCGGTGAAGGCCAACGACAAGAAAAAGGCTCCGGCCAAGCCCGCACCCGCGCCCAAGCCGGCGGCCAAGAAAGCCGCCAAGCCTGCGCCCAAGGCAGCGCCTGCCGCTGCTGCGCCCGCCAAGCCCGCTGCTCCTGCGGTACCCGGTCCCCGGCAGGATGGCGCGCCCCAGTCGCAGCCGCTGCCCAACCGCTCTTCCAACCTGCCCAAGATCGTATCGGTCGGCCCCGGCGGCTTCCTGCGCCAGGGCCCGGGCGATCAGCAGCCGCCGATCCCGCCCGCGCCGCCGCGCCGGCTGGTGCCCGCCAAGCCGAGCGCCGAGATTGCCGACAAGACCAGCCTGCTCGACCTGTCGGACAAGGTCTGCCGCTGGCCGATGGGCCATCCGGGCGAACCCGATTTCCATTTCTGCGGTGAAGCCGTAAACCCCGGCTTCCCCTATTGTGTCGAACATTGCGGCCGGGCCTATCAGGCCCAGCTGCCCCGCGGTGCGCGCCGTCCCCCTCCGCCGCTGCCCTTCGGCGGACCGCGCGTTCGCTAG
- a CDS encoding diguanylate cyclase produces the protein MDWDGVTFGAFLGVAGTFGMLALAFYPVMRRTFLLWNAVRTFAFCLMGLALFPVELPAFFPTGEARIDIGEIALSIAVGCTGPFLAAYIEERGPYARIRFWLRTMLPIGVLGGVATALAPWWPRLDWLHDLIILAMILGLLVALIVAVRAGSRAARFQAVSYSPLIAVGLVVLTYELSTGQPMPYWQVAALFAILADFLFTGVGVIDGFMVIKRQRDAAVADVREARIAVATDPLTDIANRRGLALRFRDSGHARPRGLAVIDCDHFKRINDMFGHDVGDEVLIAVAEGLKHDNVFPARQGGEEFVVLLYGDDWQRLAETVRRRITISVLELVPEVPFPVTASAGLTQVGEQDTLDSAVKRGDDALYAAKDAGRDTLLLWQDGKHSQPRLVREV, from the coding sequence ATGGATTGGGATGGCGTCACTTTCGGCGCATTTCTGGGCGTAGCCGGGACTTTCGGCATGCTCGCACTGGCGTTCTATCCGGTCATGCGGCGCACCTTCCTGTTGTGGAACGCGGTGCGCACATTCGCCTTCTGCCTCATGGGCCTGGCGCTGTTCCCGGTCGAACTGCCCGCATTCTTCCCCACGGGCGAGGCGCGGATCGACATTGGCGAGATCGCGCTGTCGATCGCGGTCGGCTGCACCGGCCCGTTCCTCGCCGCCTATATCGAAGAGCGCGGCCCCTACGCCCGGATCCGCTTCTGGCTGCGGACGATGCTGCCGATCGGCGTCCTTGGCGGCGTCGCGACTGCGCTGGCGCCGTGGTGGCCGCGGCTCGACTGGCTGCACGACCTGATTATCCTCGCGATGATCCTCGGGCTGCTGGTCGCGCTGATCGTGGCGGTGCGCGCGGGCAGCCGGGCGGCGCGGTTCCAGGCGGTCAGTTACTCGCCGCTGATCGCGGTCGGGCTGGTGGTGCTGACCTACGAACTGAGCACCGGCCAGCCGATGCCCTACTGGCAGGTCGCTGCACTGTTCGCGATCCTGGCCGATTTCCTCTTTACCGGTGTCGGGGTGATCGACGGCTTCATGGTCATCAAGCGCCAGCGCGATGCGGCGGTGGCCGATGTACGCGAGGCGCGGATCGCGGTCGCCACCGACCCGCTGACCGATATTGCCAATCGCCGCGGTCTGGCACTGCGCTTCCGCGATAGCGGCCATGCGCGCCCGCGCGGCCTGGCCGTGATCGACTGCGACCATTTCAAGCGCATCAACGACATGTTCGGCCATGACGTCGGCGATGAAGTGCTGATCGCAGTGGCCGAAGGGCTCAAGCACGACAATGTCTTCCCCGCGCGGCAGGGCGGCGAGGAATTCGTCGTGCTGCTCTATGGCGACGACTGGCAGCGGCTCGCCGAAACCGTGCGCCGCCGCATCACGATCTCGGTGCTCGAACTGGTCCCCGAGGTGCCCTTCCCCGTCACCGCCAGCGCAGGCCTTACGCAGGTCGGCGAGCAGGACACGCTCGATTCGGCGGTAAAGCGCGGCGACGATGCGCTGTATGCCGCCAAGGACGCAGGCCGCGACACCTTGCTGCTGTGGCAGGACGGCAAGCATTCCCAGCCCCGGCTGGTGCGCGAAGTCTGA
- a CDS encoding DUF1993 domain-containing protein, translating to MVTATFGREIHMPLSLHAAYVPSALQMLGTANHLVDMAEKWCAEHDCGHDEFIGARIFDDMLPWSYQVKCVAEHTQGSIEGVRAGLYSPDLNPPPASFSDLRAKLAGAVEALEALTEEEMEGFIGQPMRFEFKDRGMDFTAEEFLLSFSQPNFYFHCATAYNILRMKGVPVGKMDFMGRVRIAR from the coding sequence ATGGTCACGGCAACATTCGGGAGAGAAATTCACATGCCGCTATCGCTTCACGCCGCCTATGTGCCCAGCGCCCTGCAGATGCTGGGGACCGCAAACCACCTTGTCGATATGGCCGAGAAATGGTGCGCCGAACATGATTGCGGACACGATGAATTCATCGGCGCGCGGATCTTCGACGACATGCTGCCGTGGTCGTATCAGGTGAAATGCGTGGCGGAGCATACGCAGGGTTCGATTGAGGGCGTTCGCGCCGGGCTCTATTCGCCCGATCTCAACCCGCCGCCCGCCAGCTTCTCGGACCTGCGCGCCAAGCTCGCCGGGGCGGTCGAAGCGCTGGAAGCACTGACCGAGGAGGAGATGGAAGGTTTCATCGGCCAGCCGATGCGGTTCGAATTCAAGGACCGCGGGATGGATTTCACCGCCGAGGAATTCCTGCTCAGCTTCAGCCAGCCGAACTTCTATTTCCACTGCGCGACCGCCTATAACATCCTGCGGATGAAGGGCGTGCCCGTGGGCAAGATGGATTTCATGGGCCGCGTGCGGATCGCCCGCTAG
- a CDS encoding spermidine synthase codes for MLPRETIATADIPDGETLTLVSHGRDFIIMLGRDELMGTRMQFSEEQLAELTLAELAAPKPRVLIGGYGMGFTYRAALDRLPAGGSVTVAEIVPEILDWAAGPLAHLTGDSLSDDRGKVVICDVAALIDDANDGTTGKYDAILLDVDNGPDGIVRDANYRIYSRTGLAKARDALNRGGILAIWSAAPDYKFTQRLKEGGFDVEVREVRARPNNKGPRHTIWFARKP; via the coding sequence ATGCTTCCGCGCGAAACCATCGCCACTGCCGACATTCCCGACGGCGAAACGCTGACGCTGGTCAGCCACGGGCGCGATTTCATCATCATGCTCGGCCGCGACGAGCTGATGGGAACGCGCATGCAGTTTTCCGAGGAGCAACTGGCCGAGCTTACGCTGGCCGAGCTCGCGGCGCCCAAGCCGCGCGTGTTGATCGGCGGCTATGGCATGGGCTTTACCTATCGCGCGGCACTCGACCGGCTACCCGCAGGCGGCTCGGTCACCGTGGCCGAGATCGTGCCCGAAATTCTCGACTGGGCGGCGGGGCCGCTGGCGCATCTGACCGGCGACAGCCTGTCCGACGATCGCGGCAAGGTCGTGATCTGCGACGTGGCCGCGCTGATCGACGATGCCAATGACGGTACCACCGGCAAATACGACGCGATCCTGCTCGATGTCGACAATGGCCCCGACGGGATCGTCCGCGATGCCAATTACCGTATCTACAGCCGCACCGGTCTCGCCAAGGCGCGCGATGCGCTGAACCGCGGGGGTATCCTCGCGATCTGGTCGGCCGCGCCCGACTACAAGTTCACCCAGCGCCTCAAGGAAGGCGGGTTCGATGTCGAAGTGCGCGAAGTGCGCGCGCGCCCCAACAACAAGGGCCCGCGCCACACGATCTGGTTCGCCCGCAAGCCCTAG